The DNA region CCGTCCTTGTGCATGAAACGGTATTCGATGGTGAATGCGGTCCCGTTAAGAAGGGCTTCGCGGACGGTACAGGCAACCCGTTCGCGGTCCTCCGGGTGAATCCGGCATTCGATGCGGCATGGCCCGCCGGGGTTCAATTCCTCCGGCGGGAAGCCCGTGATTTGCCGGAGCATGTCGTTGTAGAAACAAGTCTCGCTTCCGTCGTTAAGGCTCGTGCGATATACGATGCCGGGAAGATTTTCGGCCAGCGATCGGAAGAAGTTTTCATTTTCATCGATCCGGGCTGAGGACTCGGCGCGCTCCGTGATGTCGCGCGCGACGAACACGGCGCTCATGATCTCGTTTCCGTCGCCCATGAGCAACCTGCCGTGCGTTTCGAGAAGAAGGTAATGGCCGTCCCTGTGCCGATAGCGATATCGGACACGTCCCGTCATGGTGTCGCCCGCCGCTTTTTTCACCGCATCCATGACGATTCCCACGTCCTCGGGATGAATTCCGTCGAATATGTGCGTCCCCAGTTTTTCGTCCGGATCGAATCCCGTAAGCTGCCGGAAGGACGGACTCAGGTAGACGATGATGCCCTCGCGGTCTACCTGGCAGATTATGTCCTGCATGTTGTTCGCGATTAGCTGTAGGCGCTCCTCGTTTTTCCGGAGCGCCTCCTCGGCCGATTTACGCTCCGTGACGTCCTGGATCGCGGTGATTACGCGGCACAGGCGCTGCTGGGATTCGTCCCATTCCGGGTACACGGTCGCGTGTATCCAGTGAAGCGCGCCGGACTTTGCAAGGACCCTGAAATCCCCGGATACCGGCTCCCCGCGTCTTAAAAGGTCCATAGAACGGAAGAATAGCGGCATATCGTCCCGGTGTATCGCCCTGGCCCAGGATTCGATCGATGCGAGCTCGCCCCGCGCATAGCCGAGTTTTTCCCGGAAATAATTGGTGGACCATTCCAGGTGAAACGAGCCGTCGGGGTCGATCCGGACGCTGCTGGCGCCGTCGCTCACCAGCTCGGAAAGGAGGCGGTACCGATGCTCGCTCTCCTTCAGTTTTTTTTCGAGCGTGTGACGGTGAATTGCCGTCTCGATGGAAGAAAACAGCTCGCTTGCTCCCACCGGCTTGACCAGGTAGCCATAGGGATAGGTTTCCTGGGCGCGATCGAACGTGCCCCTGTCCATATGGGCCGTAAGGTAGACGATGGGGACGTCGCACTCCCTTTGTATCTGACGGGTGTATTCGATTCCGTCATCGCCATTTTTTAGTACGATGTCCATTATGACGGCACTGGGCGCGAGGGTTCTTGCGGCCTGGAGGGCATCCCTGCCGCCGGAGAACGTTCCGACAACCGAGTAGCCTATGCCCTCCAGCGTGAGCCGCAGGTCCTCGGCGATTATCGGTTCATCTTCTACTATGAGAATTTTTTTTCCCATCATCGGCTCACAGGCAAGATATCCCCGCAAGCGTACGGTTGAAACCGGAAAATTGCAAGCAAATTGTCTTGACAATACGGTCTGTAATGTTTAATTGCAATTCGTTTAAATCCAGGTTTCCGCGTTTTGCGCGTGCATTTACGGGAGGGCGAATATGAAAAAATACAATGTGGTGGTCCTGGGCGCGACGGGCGCCGTGGGAATCGAATTCCGGAAAATACTCCTTGAGCGGAAGTTCCCCATCGACAAGATAAAATTCCTGGGAAACACGACCGTGGGGAACGAGATAGATTTCGGCGGACGCACGGTGAAGGTCGAGGCGGTGGCGGACGGCTGTTTCGACGGATACCAGATAGGCCTCTTCTCGGCCGGCGCCTCGATCAGCAAGCAGGTTGCGCGCAAGGCCGCCCAGGCGGGATGCGTGGTCGTGG from Spirochaetota bacterium includes:
- a CDS encoding PAS domain S-box protein; this encodes MMGKKILIVEDEPIIAEDLRLTLEGIGYSVVGTFSGGRDALQAARTLAPSAVIMDIVLKNGDDGIEYTRQIQRECDVPIVYLTAHMDRGTFDRAQETYPYGYLVKPVGASELFSSIETAIHRHTLEKKLKESEHRYRLLSELVSDGASSVRIDPDGSFHLEWSTNYFREKLGYARGELASIESWARAIHRDDMPLFFRSMDLLRRGEPVSGDFRVLAKSGALHWIHATVYPEWDESQQRLCRVITAIQDVTERKSAEEALRKNEERLQLIANNMQDIICQVDREGIIVYLSPSFRQLTGFDPDEKLGTHIFDGIHPEDVGIVMDAVKKAAGDTMTGRVRYRYRHRDGHYLLLETHGRLLMGDGNEIMSAVFVARDITERAESSARIDENENFFRSLAENLPGIVYRTSLNDGSETCFYNDMLRQITGFPPEELNPGGPCRIECRIHPEDRERVACTVREALLNGTAFTIEYRFMHKDGGVRHFLERGRPVCDEHGRSECIEGIILDVTDSVKLRPRLVSEN